The Amycolatopsis methanolica 239 nucleotide sequence GTCGCCCTCGACCACCGCGCCGGCCGGCTGGCCGGCCACGGTCAGGGTGCTCACCTCGCCGCCGGGCAGCGCGATCCGGGCGACCTGCCCGGCCGCGGGCAGCGTGGCCAGCAGCACCCCGCCGGACACGCGCAGGTGTTCCGCCCGCCCGGCGACCGGCACCCGCAGCGGCGCGGCCGCCAGGTCCGCGGCCCGGTACAGCAGCACGGCGTCCGGCACGGCGACGGCCAGCGTTCCGGTGGCCGGGTCGGCGGCCAGCGCCGTCACCTCGGGCGAGGCGATCACGGTGCCCGCCGGGGCGGCGGCAGGCTGGGGCGACACGGGCGCTGTCGCCGCGACCGGGTCGGCCACGACCTGCAGCGTGTCGGTGGAGTCACCGGACTTCGACGAGCACCCGCTCAGCACCAGGGCACAGACCAGCACGACACCGGTCCCGACGGTGGCGGAGGAGCGCACAAGACCTCCGGATCGCATTCCTCTGTTGCCTCCAGCATCCCCTGAAAACCCCGCCGCGTCACGTGCCATCCACCCCACGGTCACTTCGTGCCCCGCTCGGGGTAACCGAACTCGACGGCGCTGACGTCGTCCAGCGCGGAGGAGATCGCGACCGGCAGGGCGATCTCCTCCGCCGCCAGCGACCCGGTCAGCTGCCCTGTGTCGCGCGCCCCGACCACCGGCGCGACCACGCCCGGCCGGTCCCGCACCCACGCCAGCGCCACCACCAGCGGCGACACCCCCAGCCCGTCGGCCGCGGTGGCGACCGCCTCGACGATCCGCGCCGCCCGCTCGGTGCGGTGCTGCTCGACGTAGCCGGCGTACTCGGCCGACGCGCCCCGCGAGTCGGCCGGCGTGCCGTGGCGGTACTTGCCGGTCAGCACCCCGCGGCCCAGCGGCGCCCAGGGCAGCACCCCCAGCCCGTGGTAGCGGGCCGCCGGGACCAGCTCGCGCTCCACGCCGCGCTCCACCAGCGAGTACTCGGCCTGGGTGGCGACCAGCCCGGCGGGTCGGGCCGCGGCGGCCGAGGCCAGCTGCCAGCCCGCGTAGTTGCACACCCCGGTGTAGCGGACCTTGCCCGAGGTCACCGCGTGGTCCAGCGCCGACAGCGTCTCCTCCAGCGGCACCGAGT carries:
- a CDS encoding aldo/keto reductase, encoding MQKRQLGRSGLRVSRMALGTMSWGAETDADEAASQLVAFVEAGGTLVDTADIYSGGESERILGGLLGDLVPRDEIVVATKAVARRTDGPFGGGASRGALLSALEGSLRRLGVDHLDLWQLHAWDDSVPLEETLSALDHAVTSGKVRYTGVCNYAGWQLASAAAARPAGLVATQAEYSLVERGVERELVPAARYHGLGVLPWAPLGRGVLTGKYRHGTPADSRGASAEYAGYVEQHRTERAARIVEAVATAADGLGVSPLVVALAWVRDRPGVVAPVVGARDTGQLTGSLAAEEIALPVAISSALDDVSAVEFGYPERGTK